The Dehalococcoidia bacterium genomic interval GGCGCCGTACGGCGCCCGCCAGAGCGGCCGCGTGCTGACGCCAGCCACTCGCCGCAGCGCCTCCTCCGCGCGCTCCATCTCAGCCAGCACCTGGGCGTCCGACAGCTCCCGGAAGTCGGGATGGGACCAGGAATGGTTCGCGACTTCATGCTCGGCGGCGATACGGCGCGTGAGGTCCGGATATGTGGTCGCCCACTGGCCTGTGAGGAAGAAGGTCGAGCGGACGCCGGCCTCGCGCAGGGCGTCCAGGATTGCCGGCGTCGGCACGCCGGAGGCGCCGCAATCGAAGGTCAGCGCCATCTCCCTGCGCTCGGTGTTGCCAAGCGCCACTTCCCCCGGTGGCCGTGTTATGCGCGGCGCCGGCGTCGCCGTCGGTTCGGGCGTGGGCTCAGGCGTGGGCGTCGTAGTAGGCGCTGGCGGCCGCGTAGCGGTCGCGGCCGGCGGCTCGGGTGTGGGCGACGGCGGAGGGTCGTCGCTGCCGCCGCAACCCGGGAGCACGAATATGGCCGCCGCCGCGAGGGCCGCCACGTGGCGGGGACTAATCGGCGGCATAGTACCGGCGCAGGCCTTTCGCCAGGCCTCGAGCGATTACGTCGAGCGAGTCCGGCCGCAGGATGAGGGTCTCCACAACCCATGGGTTCGAGAGGAACTCGACCTCCACGATCGCCGCAACGTAGCGGCCCTGGTGCAGCGACATCGGGTTGTTGCCCGTGGTCATGAGACGGTAGCACGTCCGGCAGTTCGAAGGGTCGGCGCCGTTGGCGCGGATGACGGCGGCGTTGTTAGCGATCATCCGCCTTGTCTCATCCGGCGAATAGCGTTGGTAGGAGTCGCTGCGGACCCCGCGGTCGACCGCCTCGAAGCCGGCGGCGCGCAGTTCGTCCAGGAGCGCTTGCAGCAGCAGCGAAGCGAGCCGGCGACCGTCGTCGGCGCGAGGGCCGTCGACCGTATAGTAGACCTCGGTCCCACGGACGCGCGGGTCATCGAGGCCATTGAAGTGCACCGACACCAGGACGTCTGCCTCGAAGGCGTTGGCCCAGTCGATGCGCGGCTGCAGCCGCTCCGGGGCGTCCTCGGCCACGGCGACGCGCACGCGGCCGTCGCCCGTGTAGTCGTAGGGCTCCAGTTGCAGGCCGCCGCCCTCGTCCCGCGGCCGGCGGGTGACGCAGACCGCGGCCCCCTCGGCGATAAGGAGGTCCGAGAGCCGATAGGCGACGCTCAGCGTCAGCTCGTGTTCGTGCAGCAGGACCCCATCGGCCGGGTGCCGCGGCACGGCGCCGCTGGAATTCCGGCCCGTCGCGCCCGGGACCCAGTACGCATCGTGTCCCGGATCGATGCAGATGCGGCGGCCGCTGAGCGGGACGCGCTCCGGCGCCGTCGCCGGCTCGGCAGGCGGCGAGACGGGGTCCTCGGCGGCTGCCTCGAGCAGTGCTGCCGCGGAGGCAGGGAGGGCGGCGTCCTGGGCGCGAGCTTGCGGCCGCGACGTGCAGGCCAGGACGGCCACCGCGAAGGGCAATAGCAAGGCTCCCACCAGCGCGCCGAGGCCCGCCTTCGCCATCACCCGGCCCCCGGGGTCTCAGCCGCGCTGCGGCCGGCAATCACGGCCAGGCGTAGGTGGTGAACGCCCAGTTCAGGAGACGGCGGGCGTCTTCGTTGCGGGCAGGAGAATTGAGGACCACTACAAACAGACGATGCCCGTTGCGCGCGGCGGAGGCGGCGAGCGTGGAGCCGGCGCTGCGGGTATAGCCCGTCTTGACGCCGTCGGCGCCAGGGTAGTAGCCGAGGAAAGTGTTGATGTTCGTCAGAGGTATCGTGCGGGAGCCGCGCGCGACCCAGGAGCGCGCATTCACGAGCTCGTGGAAGCCCGGCAGGCTCATGGCGTAGCGCGAGAGCATGGCGATGTCGTAGGCGGAGGCGAGGTGCTCCCCGCGGCCGAGGCCGTGAGGGTTGAGGAAGTGGCTCTCGCGCAGTCCCAGGCGGGCCAGGAGTCCGTTCATGCGCTCGACGAAGGCGCCGTCGGAGCCGGCAAGGTGTCTTCCGATCGCGAGGGCGGCGTCGTTGCCCGAAGGCAGCATGAGCCCGTAGAGCAGGTCTCGCAGCGAGAAGCGGTCGCCGGGCTCCAGGCCCATCACGGTGCTGCCGCGCATCACGCGGCTGTCGACGTCGACGGTGACCTCGTCGTCGAGGTTGCCATGCTCCAGGGCCAGGATGGCCGTCGCGATCTTGGTCAGGCTTGCCGGCGGCAGGCGAAGGTGAGCGTCCTTGTCGTACAGCACCGCCCCCGAAGCCTCATCGATCACGACGGCCGCGAGGCCGGCGATCTCCGGGGGAGGTGTGGCCGCACGCAATGCGGGAGGGGGCGCCCAGGGCTCTGGCAGAGGGAACGCCGGCGGCGCGATTACTTCCTCGGCCGCAGGTGGGGGATCGGGCAACGGTCCGTCGGCGGGGGGAGCCGGCGGCGCCCCTGGAGGCGCGACGGCGCCGGAGCCGCAGGCGAGCAGCAATGAGGTCAGGAGCGCGACGATACTGAGACCTGAGAGCCTGTGGCCCACGGCACCTGTCCGATATCGGGGTGCCTCAG includes:
- a CDS encoding polysaccharide deacetylase family protein gives rise to the protein MAALAAAAIFVLPGCGGSDDPPPSPTPEPPAATATRPPAPTTTPTPEPTPEPTATPAPRITRPPGEVALGNTERREMALTFDCGASGVPTPAILDALREAGVRSTFFLTGQWATTYPDLTRRIAAEHEVANHSWSHPDFRELSDAQVLAEMERAEEALRRVAGVSTRPLWRAPYGA
- a CDS encoding N-acetylmuramoyl-L-alanine amidase; this translates as MAKAGLGALVGALLLPFAVAVLACTSRPQARAQDAALPASAAALLEAAAEDPVSPPAEPATAPERVPLSGRRICIDPGHDAYWVPGATGRNSSGAVPRHPADGVLLHEHELTLSVAYRLSDLLIAEGAAVCVTRRPRDEGGGLQLEPYDYTGDGRVRVAVAEDAPERLQPRIDWANAFEADVLVSVHFNGLDDPRVRGTEVYYTVDGPRADDGRRLASLLLQALLDELRAAGFEAVDRGVRSDSYQRYSPDETRRMIANNAAVIRANGADPSNCRTCYRLMTTGNNPMSLHQGRYVAAIVEVEFLSNPWVVETLILRPDSLDVIARGLAKGLRRYYAAD
- a CDS encoding D-alanyl-D-alanine carboxypeptidase family protein, whose product is MRAATPPPEIAGLAAVVIDEASGAVLYDKDAHLRLPPASLTKIATAILALEHGNLDDEVTVDVDSRVMRGSTVMGLEPGDRFSLRDLLYGLMLPSGNDAALAIGRHLAGSDGAFVERMNGLLARLGLRESHFLNPHGLGRGEHLASAYDIAMLSRYAMSLPGFHELVNARSWVARGSRTIPLTNINTFLGYYPGADGVKTGYTRSAGSTLAASAARNGHRLFVVVLNSPARNEDARRLLNWAFTTYAWP